From Persicobacter psychrovividus, one genomic window encodes:
- a CDS encoding ammonium transporter: protein MITITAADSLLALAPSAIETLAPSTVAESASAAEALTALKTQVDSNALTANNVWMMLATALVFIMHLGFAGVEAGFTQAKNTVNILFKNTLTPAIGLLSYAIVGFMIMYPSEWIFDGIFGIGFGLTPPVDAEGALNLGYNTGYTYWTDFLFQGMFAATTATIVSGAVAERIKISSYLIFTAIYVSFIYPLIGSWHWGGGFLAELGFYDFAGSTLVHSVGGWAALAGIIILGPRIGKYGKNGEINDFPGSSVPLAVIGVFLLWLGWFGFNGGSVLSADPATTSLVLVTTSLAACAGAVSGILTANFVFKRLDLGMGLNGILAGLVGITAGADLMSPLEAIIIGLISGALVVMAAVALDRLKLDDCVGAVAVHLACGIFGTLAVGMFGAKAGLEQFQHQLVGVAVAGAVAFGSSFTIFKVLDLIWGIRVSAEHEKAGMDSHEHGIRGYTIVYDE from the coding sequence ATGATTACTATTACAGCAGCTGACAGCCTGTTGGCATTAGCTCCATCAGCCATTGAGACATTGGCCCCGAGCACAGTAGCAGAGAGTGCCTCTGCAGCAGAAGCACTAACCGCTTTAAAAACACAAGTTGATTCCAACGCGCTAACCGCAAATAATGTATGGATGATGCTGGCAACCGCCCTTGTATTTATTATGCACCTGGGTTTTGCAGGTGTTGAGGCAGGTTTCACCCAAGCGAAAAACACGGTAAACATTCTTTTCAAGAATACCCTTACCCCAGCAATTGGTTTGCTTAGTTATGCCATTGTCGGTTTTATGATCATGTATCCATCGGAGTGGATTTTTGATGGTATTTTCGGTATCGGCTTTGGGCTTACACCTCCAGTAGATGCAGAAGGCGCGCTTAACCTTGGTTACAACACAGGTTATACTTACTGGACAGACTTTTTATTCCAGGGCATGTTTGCCGCTACAACAGCGACCATCGTTTCAGGTGCAGTAGCTGAAAGAATTAAGATTTCGAGTTACCTGATTTTCACTGCCATTTACGTTTCTTTCATCTATCCATTGATCGGATCATGGCATTGGGGTGGTGGATTCTTGGCTGAATTAGGATTCTATGATTTCGCTGGATCTACATTGGTACACTCTGTTGGTGGATGGGCTGCATTGGCAGGAATCATCATTTTAGGACCACGTATCGGAAAATATGGTAAAAATGGTGAGATCAACGATTTCCCAGGTTCTTCAGTGCCATTAGCTGTAATTGGTGTATTCTTATTATGGTTGGGATGGTTCGGCTTTAACGGTGGTTCTGTACTTTCAGCAGACCCAGCAACGACTTCCCTTGTATTGGTAACCACTTCTCTTGCAGCTTGTGCAGGTGCGGTATCTGGAATTTTGACTGCCAACTTTGTATTCAAACGCCTTGACCTTGGAATGGGATTGAACGGTATTCTTGCAGGTTTGGTAGGAATTACAGCTGGCGCGGATTTAATGAGCCCATTAGAAGCTATTATCATTGGATTGATTTCAGGAGCATTGGTAGTAATGGCCGCTGTAGCCTTAGACAGACTAAAATTAGATGACTGTGTGGGAGCAGTAGCTGTTCACTTGGCTTGTGGTATATTCGGCACGTTAGCTGTAGGAATGTTTGGAGCAAAAGCAGGTTTAGAGCAGTTCCAGCACCAATTAGTAGGTGTAGCTGTGGCAGGTGCCGTAGCCTTCGGTTCATCATTCACCATTTTCAAGGTATTGGATCTTATTTGGGGAATTAGAGTATCTGCGGAACACGAAAAAGCAGGTATGGATAGCCACGAGCATGGTATCAGAGGATATACTATCGTTTACGATGAATAA
- a CDS encoding porin, whose translation MKLQFTKISLFVLSLCLFGTTLSFGAENNDEPTAENEEAKEESAVPEEKSPLEISGFIDTYYRYSNVKESLTSFADGNNSFSLGMANIVFSKQVGNVGFVADLAVGPRAIQANGQAIETDDGTIVDNNLSIIKQLYVTWAATEKLTFTMGNFSTHVGYELIDANGNYNYSTSYLFSNGPFYHTGVKADYAFSDKFAVMAGIFNETDTKFASINPKYFGGQIFFAPVEGWDVYLNYIGGSADGDLVFTQEFDITTTYTVNDDFLIGFNGAIAPTTIKDEAGDITDQFSGAAMYLNYSLSEKFGLGFRGEYFATSVKQENFDGSTKINATALTLSGNYNIGPLRLIPEIRYDVLSDNIDDMDVQFTNLDGTMQNSGFQAMLAAVFSF comes from the coding sequence ATGAAACTTCAATTTACAAAAATATCCCTTTTTGTCCTATCACTATGTCTATTTGGGACAACATTAAGCTTTGGAGCAGAAAATAATGATGAGCCAACAGCTGAAAATGAAGAAGCAAAAGAGGAATCAGCAGTGCCAGAAGAAAAAAGTCCATTAGAAATTTCTGGTTTTATAGATACTTATTACCGCTACTCAAATGTTAAGGAATCCCTGACTTCATTTGCAGATGGTAACAACTCCTTCTCTTTGGGAATGGCTAACATCGTATTCTCTAAGCAAGTAGGGAATGTAGGTTTCGTAGCCGATTTAGCCGTAGGACCTCGTGCGATTCAAGCCAACGGCCAGGCGATTGAGACAGATGACGGTACTATTGTCGATAATAACCTTTCTATCATCAAACAATTATATGTTACTTGGGCTGCTACTGAAAAACTGACCTTCACAATGGGTAATTTTTCTACGCATGTGGGTTATGAGCTTATCGATGCTAATGGTAACTACAACTACTCTACTTCATACCTTTTCTCTAATGGTCCATTTTACCATACAGGTGTGAAAGCGGATTATGCATTCTCTGACAAATTTGCGGTAATGGCAGGAATCTTCAATGAAACTGACACCAAATTTGCTTCTATCAATCCAAAATATTTTGGTGGTCAGATCTTCTTCGCTCCTGTTGAAGGGTGGGATGTATATTTGAACTATATCGGTGGATCAGCAGATGGTGATTTAGTATTCACTCAGGAATTTGATATCACAACTACATATACAGTAAATGATGATTTCCTAATTGGTTTTAACGGTGCGATTGCCCCTACAACTATTAAGGACGAAGCCGGAGATATTACTGACCAGTTCAGTGGTGCAGCCATGTATTTAAACTATAGCCTTTCTGAGAAATTTGGTTTAGGCTTCAGAGGAGAATACTTCGCAACTTCCGTAAAACAAGAAAATTTTGACGGTAGCACTAAAATCAATGCCACAGCATTGACCCTTTCAGGAAATTATAATATCGGACCACTTCGTTTGATTCCAGAAATCAGATACGATGTATTGTCTGATAACATAGATGACATGGACGTACAATTTACAAACTTGGATGGAACTATGCAGAATAGCGGTTTCCAAGCGATGCTAGCGGCTGTATTTAGTTTCTAA
- a CDS encoding DUF4197 domain-containing protein: MKNRIAFLSLALAFIISSCSVVQSLSSGEVDKALSQMLDLGTEHAVAALGVKNGYLLDEDAKIPLPAEARAVLENDAVKAVIGKYVDDIETGINRSAEAATDKAEALFKKAIREMSYQDAYAILLGSNGNEATEYLKRQAYDELKSEYHAPINEQLDKAILAGKSTNELYTLFASTYNAIPFIGGKLEADNLPDYVTEKALDGLFVKIEQREKKIRANPTKYGSDLLTQLLSTSK, translated from the coding sequence ATGAAAAACAGAATTGCGTTTTTATCATTGGCACTGGCCTTTATAATTTCATCATGTAGTGTGGTGCAGTCGCTGAGTTCGGGGGAAGTAGATAAGGCCCTTTCTCAAATGTTGGATTTGGGGACGGAACATGCTGTTGCCGCTTTAGGTGTAAAGAATGGCTATTTGCTCGATGAGGATGCGAAAATCCCGCTCCCTGCCGAAGCACGGGCTGTACTGGAAAATGATGCGGTTAAAGCGGTGATTGGTAAATATGTAGACGATATAGAAACGGGTATTAATCGCAGTGCAGAAGCCGCAACCGACAAGGCGGAAGCCTTATTTAAGAAGGCCATTCGGGAGATGAGTTATCAGGATGCATATGCAATTTTGCTTGGTTCAAATGGTAATGAGGCCACAGAATACCTCAAAAGACAAGCTTATGATGAGTTGAAAAGTGAATACCATGCACCGATCAATGAGCAGCTTGATAAAGCAATATTAGCGGGTAAATCGACCAATGAGTTGTACACATTATTTGCATCGACTTATAATGCGATTCCGTTCATCGGAGGAAAGCTTGAAGCTGATAACCTGCCTGATTATGTTACAGAGAAAGCCCTCGATGGCTTGTTCGTAAAAATCGAGCAGCGGGAAAAAAAAATCCGGGCAAACCCTACCAAATACGGAAGTGATTTACTTACCCAACTTTTGAGCACATCAAAATAA
- a CDS encoding YeeE/YedE family protein: MTDWIYQPWPWWVAGPIIGMVYLFLLYFGKSFGISAVLRTACTMAGAGKKCEFFNFDWRTQRWNLLFIFGGVLGAFVAHRYLNGVAGGIAVNARTAVALAKLHIVSYQDHFYPTELMSWKALSAVQGWVVLALGGFLVGFGARYAGGCTSGHAISGLSNLQSRSLFAVIGFFVGGLLMVHVLLPLFLA; the protein is encoded by the coding sequence ATGACGGATTGGATTTATCAGCCTTGGCCTTGGTGGGTCGCTGGCCCTATTATAGGGATGGTGTACCTTTTCTTGCTTTATTTTGGGAAAAGTTTCGGGATTTCGGCCGTGCTTCGTACGGCTTGCACTATGGCTGGTGCAGGGAAAAAGTGTGAATTCTTTAATTTCGACTGGCGTACACAGCGCTGGAATTTGCTGTTCATTTTTGGGGGAGTCCTCGGAGCATTTGTAGCCCACCGTTATTTGAATGGCGTCGCGGGGGGCATTGCAGTGAATGCGCGCACGGCAGTGGCTTTGGCAAAATTACATATTGTCAGTTATCAGGATCATTTTTACCCTACTGAGTTGATGAGCTGGAAGGCGCTGTCTGCGGTTCAAGGTTGGGTGGTTCTTGCTTTAGGTGGCTTTTTAGTAGGCTTTGGGGCGCGTTATGCTGGAGGTTGTACTTCAGGACATGCCATCAGTGGTTTGTCTAACTTGCAGTCGCGTTCGCTGTTTGCCGTGATCGGCTTCTTTGTAGGCGGCCTCTTGATGGTACATGTTTTATTACCCTTATTTTTAGCTTAG
- a CDS encoding glycosyltransferase family 2 protein, translated as MLYIVIPVFNRKEFTKECLLSLQQQSRKDFKTIIVDDGSTDGTAEMLADEFPEVLVMKGHGDLWWTASINMGIREALRLGADRVMTLNNDTLAPTQWIEKMMKASEELPSALIGALNVENGSGKIHYGGEKINWNVYTNTKLIDELPTDQLQGLHLVTHFPGRGLIIPKEVFDKVGLFDQEGLPHYYADYEFTYRANAAGFKIYCNYDAPLLTYPEASGDQALRKRKTFSAYWDHLFGIRGGGNLRNFTRFTLRHCPKKYLPRYIVEGYSRRLLGYWIS; from the coding sequence ATGTTATATATTGTTATCCCTGTATTTAATAGAAAGGAATTCACTAAAGAATGTTTACTTTCTTTGCAACAACAGTCAAGAAAAGATTTTAAGACCATCATAGTCGATGACGGTTCTACGGATGGAACGGCGGAAATGCTCGCCGATGAATTTCCTGAGGTATTGGTGATGAAAGGCCATGGAGATTTATGGTGGACGGCCTCGATTAATATGGGGATCCGTGAAGCACTGCGTTTGGGTGCTGATCGTGTAATGACCCTAAATAATGATACCCTTGCACCAACCCAATGGATCGAAAAGATGATGAAAGCTTCTGAGGAGCTGCCTTCTGCGCTTATTGGAGCACTTAATGTTGAAAATGGCAGTGGGAAAATTCACTACGGAGGAGAAAAAATCAATTGGAATGTATATACAAACACCAAGTTGATTGATGAATTGCCTACGGATCAATTGCAAGGATTGCACCTGGTGACCCACTTTCCTGGACGAGGCCTTATTATTCCCAAAGAAGTGTTTGATAAAGTTGGCTTGTTTGATCAGGAGGGTTTGCCCCATTATTATGCCGATTATGAATTTACCTATCGGGCAAATGCGGCAGGATTTAAGATCTATTGTAATTACGATGCACCTTTACTCACTTATCCTGAGGCTTCTGGAGACCAGGCGCTCCGTAAAAGAAAAACGTTTTCAGCCTATTGGGATCACCTTTTCGGCATAAGGGGAGGAGGGAATCTGCGGAATTTTACCCGTTTTACCTTGAGGCATTGTCCTAAAAAATATTTGCCCAGATATATTGTTGAGGGGTATTCAAGGCGATTATTAGGCTATTGGATCAGTTGA
- the egtB gene encoding ergothioneine biosynthesis protein EgtB, translating to MNLLSYYRDVRARSLMICSPLAIEDYIPQPSVDVSPPKWHLGHTTWFFEEMVLAVHSKEFSRYNPKYAYVFNSYYETIGDRVERPQRGWMSRPTVSDVLAYRRYVDERMEWLIEGISFFPKEVKDLVILGLQHEQQHQELLYTDIKYTLNLNPMVPVYEEDAELVNDYNSDQGFLEIREGLYDIGFEGEGFCFDNEKGRHKVFLPAFSIAKGLVTNQEYLEFIEDGGYEKHDLWHAQGWDWLKSNQLEHPMYWRKEEGHWKQFTLGGLMDLDPHAQLAHINYYEAYAFAQWKGMRLPTEFEWEVASGQLSWGSRWEWTQSAYLPYPKYQKAEGAVGEYNGKFMVSQMVLRGASVATSPDHSRPTYRNFFHPELSWQFTGIRLVQN from the coding sequence GTGAATTTACTCAGTTATTATCGAGATGTCCGTGCTCGTTCATTGATGATATGCTCTCCTTTAGCCATTGAAGATTATATCCCTCAACCCTCTGTTGATGTCAGCCCACCCAAATGGCACCTGGGGCATACCACTTGGTTTTTCGAAGAAATGGTGCTTGCGGTACACTCTAAAGAGTTCAGCAGGTATAATCCGAAATACGCCTATGTATTTAACTCCTATTATGAAACCATCGGCGATCGGGTAGAAAGGCCTCAGCGTGGCTGGATGTCTCGCCCAACCGTTTCGGACGTCCTGGCTTATCGTCGTTATGTCGATGAGCGAATGGAATGGCTGATTGAAGGGATTTCTTTTTTTCCGAAAGAGGTGAAGGATCTTGTGATTTTAGGCCTACAACACGAGCAGCAACATCAAGAATTACTCTATACAGATATAAAATATACCTTAAATCTTAACCCGATGGTCCCTGTTTATGAAGAGGACGCCGAATTGGTGAATGATTACAACAGTGATCAGGGATTTTTGGAAATTCGGGAAGGGCTGTATGATATAGGTTTTGAAGGAGAGGGATTTTGTTTCGATAATGAAAAAGGACGACACAAAGTTTTTCTACCTGCCTTCAGTATTGCAAAAGGCCTGGTGACCAATCAGGAATACCTCGAATTTATTGAAGATGGTGGGTATGAAAAACACGATCTGTGGCACGCTCAGGGTTGGGACTGGCTGAAGAGCAATCAACTGGAACACCCGATGTATTGGCGTAAAGAAGAGGGGCATTGGAAGCAGTTTACTTTGGGCGGACTGATGGATCTGGACCCTCATGCACAGTTGGCGCATATCAATTATTATGAAGCTTATGCATTTGCACAATGGAAAGGTATGCGATTGCCTACTGAATTTGAATGGGAAGTCGCTTCAGGGCAATTGTCTTGGGGAAGCCGTTGGGAATGGACACAGTCTGCTTATTTACCCTATCCTAAGTATCAAAAAGCTGAAGGAGCCGTAGGAGAATATAACGGTAAATTTATGGTTAGTCAGATGGTTCTTCGGGGGGCTTCAGTCGCTACTTCGCCAGATCATAGCAGGCCAACTTATCGTAATTTCTTTCATCCTGAACTCTCATGGCAGTTTACAGGTATCCGTTTGGTTCAGAATTAA
- a CDS encoding GAF domain-containing protein: MKKFFSHPLAVSVISIVVTFPLLLLVTLQLTLTENTPQVLLFKNIFYGILGVYYIVAAWIIFYFTKMVGKQIGAILVGLEMLFDGHWGKVKKSNKKNWSTPYRSKLHVFSNYLFKATAFVEQLGDKQVKNNDLDFELLNENDQLGKSLLALRDRLQTVAEDEEKRNWTNEGLAQFTGLLREINQGENASAFDQFLSNLVKYIGATQGAVYITDQQPEGNMMLKMVGCYAYDRKKYIDKSIEIGEGLVGQAYLEKAPIFLTDVPDHYLNIRSGLGDSAPRCVVIIPLIYGEEVQGILELASFEVLQPFHLGFLDRIGNNVAAAISSWRTSVETKDMLERLQESEHETRQQEEELRQNLEELSATQENMERLRKEKEEVLNIEREKFEKTTKLYRRILDSLPNKVFLKDADCRMVLVNDRTLEVMGGDESKILGKSDIDFFGVADGTPMVNEEKEIIKTGKRDYLQKEMDKISGGQDKYLHTTKMPLYVDTLDQVGLLGIQFDVTEQERLKRENDQLKEALTEIKE; the protein is encoded by the coding sequence ATGAAAAAATTTTTCTCTCATCCCTTGGCAGTTTCTGTCATTTCTATTGTGGTCACTTTTCCACTGCTGTTGCTTGTTACTTTACAGTTAACACTCACAGAAAATACCCCGCAGGTTCTTCTATTTAAAAATATATTCTACGGGATTCTTGGTGTTTATTACATCGTTGCCGCTTGGATTATCTTCTATTTTACCAAAATGGTCGGTAAGCAGATCGGCGCAATTCTCGTTGGCCTGGAAATGCTTTTTGATGGGCATTGGGGGAAGGTCAAGAAATCCAACAAGAAAAACTGGAGCACACCTTATCGCTCAAAACTGCATGTTTTCAGTAACTATTTATTTAAAGCCACTGCTTTTGTGGAGCAGCTCGGGGATAAGCAAGTGAAAAATAACGATCTCGACTTTGAATTGTTGAATGAAAATGATCAGTTGGGTAAGAGTTTGCTGGCACTTCGCGACAGGTTACAAACGGTAGCTGAAGATGAAGAAAAGCGCAACTGGACCAACGAGGGGCTGGCTCAATTTACTGGCCTGCTTAGGGAAATTAATCAGGGGGAAAACGCGAGTGCCTTTGATCAGTTTTTATCCAATTTGGTAAAATATATCGGTGCAACTCAGGGGGCAGTTTACATCACTGATCAGCAGCCTGAAGGGAACATGATGCTTAAAATGGTGGGCTGTTATGCTTATGACCGTAAAAAATATATTGATAAATCCATTGAGATTGGCGAGGGGCTTGTAGGACAGGCTTATTTAGAAAAGGCTCCTATATTCTTGACCGATGTTCCTGACCATTATTTGAATATTCGTTCTGGATTGGGCGATAGTGCCCCGCGTTGTGTGGTCATCATTCCACTGATCTACGGAGAAGAGGTACAGGGGATTTTAGAATTGGCCTCTTTTGAAGTGCTTCAGCCTTTTCACCTTGGGTTCCTTGATAGAATAGGAAACAACGTTGCGGCAGCTATTTCCTCTTGGCGCACGAGTGTCGAAACCAAAGACATGCTCGAGAGATTGCAGGAAAGTGAACATGAAACCCGTCAGCAGGAAGAAGAACTGAGACAGAACCTTGAAGAACTTTCAGCAACGCAAGAAAACATGGAACGTTTGCGTAAGGAGAAAGAAGAGGTTTTGAATATTGAACGTGAAAAATTTGAGAAGACGACCAAACTTTACAGACGTATCCTTGATAGCCTTCCTAATAAAGTTTTCTTAAAAGACGCTGATTGTCGTATGGTATTGGTCAATGATCGTACGCTTGAAGTAATGGGTGGTGACGAATCAAAAATTCTGGGTAAAAGCGATATCGACTTTTTCGGGGTAGCTGACGGCACACCTATGGTCAATGAGGAAAAAGAGATCATTAAAACTGGTAAGCGTGATTACCTCCAAAAAGAAATGGATAAAATTTCAGGCGGACAAGACAAGTACCTTCATACGACAAAAATGCCATTGTATGTGGATACTTTAGATCAGGTAGGGCTTTTGGGAATTCAGTTTGATGTAACTGAGCAGGAGCGACTAAAGCGTGAGAATGATCAGCTAAAAGAGGCCTTGACTGAAATCAAAGAGTAA
- a CDS encoding DUF6691 family protein — MLLKGLKYIGLGFVLGIIFTKSEIISWFRIYEMFQFDSFHMYGIIGSAIAVGALGTYLIKKNDVHDQNGQAITIADKSGSPKRYIYGGLIFGFGWALSGSCPGPMFFILGTGASFMLITIVFAILGTLTYGLLRDKLPH; from the coding sequence ATGTTGTTGAAAGGTTTAAAATACATCGGACTCGGATTTGTTTTGGGAATTATTTTCACCAAGTCCGAAATTATTTCGTGGTTCAGAATTTATGAAATGTTTCAGTTTGATTCATTTCACATGTATGGTATCATTGGTTCGGCAATTGCGGTGGGTGCCTTAGGGACTTATTTGATCAAGAAGAATGATGTTCATGATCAAAACGGTCAGGCGATCACGATTGCTGATAAGTCAGGGAGCCCAAAGCGTTATATCTATGGAGGGCTGATTTTTGGTTTCGGTTGGGCACTTTCAGGTTCTTGCCCAGGCCCAATGTTTTTTATCTTGGGGACTGGCGCGAGTTTCATGCTCATCACCATTGTATTTGCGATATTGGGAACTTTGACCTATGGTTTGCTGCGGGACAAGTTGCCTCACTAA
- a CDS encoding MATE family efflux transporter, protein MNNKILRLAVPNIISNISVPILGMVDMALLGHLKSPLFLGAMALASVIFNFLYWSFGFLRMGTTGMVAQAFGEQDENLLTNLFFRATIIGLSIGLVCIVFQSGISHLGFWLVEGSESLKAEAVRYFSVRIWAAPATIGLYALMGWSIGIQNARLPMFITLLINCLNVALSYLLIYKYQLNVVGAAAGTLVAQYVGFLSMLFYILYKYKWLRIHFNLRAIFNSADLLRFFTVNRDIFIRTICLLLVFNYFTSASAGLGADILAMNTLLMQFLMFFSYLIDGFAYAAEALVGELIGAKAYTELRRLIQRLFLWGGSISIAFCVVYGFFGQNILHLLTDQQTILDEASAFLPWLAILPVVAFASYLWDGIYIGATASKWMRNTSFLAAFVVFFPIYFSVRPWFPVHGLWFAMIFYMGARGLLQWLLLGRAIPILKRNIEDI, encoded by the coding sequence GTGAATAACAAAATTTTAAGGTTGGCCGTGCCCAATATCATCAGTAATATTAGTGTTCCAATTCTTGGGATGGTAGACATGGCACTATTGGGACATTTAAAAAGTCCATTATTTCTGGGTGCGATGGCACTGGCAAGTGTGATATTTAATTTTTTGTACTGGTCTTTTGGCTTCCTGCGTATGGGTACCACAGGCATGGTGGCTCAGGCTTTTGGTGAGCAAGATGAAAACCTGCTGACGAATCTCTTTTTTCGAGCGACAATTATCGGATTGTCCATAGGCCTGGTCTGTATTGTATTTCAATCGGGAATTAGTCATCTGGGCTTTTGGCTTGTAGAAGGGTCAGAAAGTTTGAAAGCAGAGGCGGTCCGATATTTTTCGGTCAGGATTTGGGCTGCCCCTGCAACGATAGGGCTGTATGCATTAATGGGTTGGTCCATCGGGATTCAGAATGCGCGCCTGCCAATGTTTATCACTCTGTTAATCAATTGCTTGAATGTTGCGCTGTCCTATTTGTTGATCTACAAATATCAGCTGAATGTAGTTGGTGCCGCAGCGGGCACCCTCGTAGCGCAATATGTAGGTTTTCTTTCCATGCTCTTCTATATATTATATAAATATAAATGGCTTAGGATTCACTTCAATTTGCGGGCGATTTTCAATAGCGCTGATTTGCTGCGCTTCTTTACGGTGAACCGTGACATCTTTATCCGCACCATATGCCTATTGCTGGTTTTTAACTATTTCACATCTGCATCTGCTGGTCTTGGTGCCGATATTTTGGCAATGAATACCCTGTTAATGCAGTTTCTGATGTTCTTTTCTTACCTGATAGACGGATTTGCCTATGCCGCAGAAGCCTTGGTCGGGGAATTGATAGGAGCGAAAGCCTATACGGAACTTCGACGATTGATTCAACGGCTGTTCCTCTGGGGAGGCAGTATCTCTATTGCCTTTTGTGTTGTTTATGGCTTTTTCGGCCAGAATATTTTACACTTATTAACTGATCAGCAAACAATTCTTGACGAGGCAAGTGCATTTTTACCCTGGCTTGCCATTTTGCCCGTGGTGGCCTTTGCCTCTTATTTATGGGACGGCATATATATCGGTGCCACCGCTTCAAAATGGATGCGAAACACGAGCTTTCTTGCGGCATTCGTGGTCTTCTTTCCTATTTATTTCTCTGTCCGACCTTGGTTTCCTGTTCATGGCTTATGGTTTGCAATGATATTTTATATGGGAGCACGTGGGTTATTGCAATGGCTGTTGTTGGGGAGAGCAATTCCGATCTTGAAAAGGAATATTGAAGATATTTGA
- the egtD gene encoding L-histidine N(alpha)-methyltransferase — MRSGFQKDVDKGLSSPKKFIPSKYFYDQVGDRIFQKIMSLPEYYLSRSEYKIFEEQGVEIAQALPFKSAFDIVELGAGDGSKTKLLLKTLNALGLEFTYRPVDISKAVLEQLKSNIVAFCPEISVDPLAGDYFDILPHLSTTDKPKLFLFLGSNVGNFQPAEAEAFIQMISNVMHSGDLLMIGMDLQKRPQLIEKAYNDSQGLTASFNMNLLQRMNKELGANFDLDQFEFYVHYDPVRGFVNSFLVSLEDQEVEILRLNKSYKFRENELIHTELSRKFNEEQIERLAFRTGFFVRKEFMDPDHYFVDSLWEKV, encoded by the coding sequence ATGCGCTCAGGTTTTCAAAAAGATGTGGACAAAGGTCTTTCATCGCCCAAAAAGTTTATCCCTTCCAAATATTTTTATGATCAGGTAGGTGACCGTATTTTTCAAAAAATTATGAGCCTGCCAGAGTATTACCTCAGCAGGTCGGAGTATAAAATTTTTGAGGAGCAGGGCGTTGAGATTGCTCAGGCTTTACCCTTTAAATCTGCTTTTGATATTGTGGAGCTGGGGGCAGGGGATGGGTCAAAAACCAAATTGCTTCTAAAAACACTGAACGCTTTAGGGCTTGAGTTTACCTACCGTCCTGTTGACATTTCTAAAGCGGTACTTGAGCAATTGAAAAGTAATATTGTCGCATTTTGTCCCGAAATATCAGTGGATCCTCTTGCTGGCGATTATTTCGATATTTTGCCTCATTTAAGTACCACAGATAAGCCCAAGCTATTCTTATTTTTGGGCTCCAATGTAGGAAATTTTCAGCCTGCAGAGGCCGAGGCATTTATACAGATGATCTCTAATGTCATGCATTCAGGCGATTTACTGATGATCGGCATGGACCTTCAGAAACGGCCCCAGTTGATAGAGAAAGCTTACAATGATAGTCAGGGGCTCACGGCCTCCTTCAATATGAACTTACTGCAAAGGATGAACAAGGAACTCGGCGCCAATTTTGATTTGGATCAGTTTGAGTTTTACGTTCACTATGATCCTGTGAGAGGGTTTGTCAATAGTTTTCTGGTGAGTCTTGAAGATCAGGAAGTGGAAATATTGCGGTTGAACAAAAGCTATAAGTTCCGTGAAAATGAATTAATACATACAGAGTTATCTCGGAAATTTAATGAGGAGCAGATCGAGCGGTTAGCCTTCCGAACGGGATTTTTTGTCCGAAAGGAATTCATGGACCCTGATCACTATTTTGTTGATAGCCTGTGGGAAAAAGTATAA